The Candidatus Eremiobacteraceae bacterium region ATGGGGATATCGTTCCTCGTCTCGCTGCTCATCGGCGTCACGTTTGGCATATTGGCCGCCGTGAAGCCGTATTCGATGTTCGACTACTTCGTGACCACCTTCGCGTTCTTCGGCATGTCGATGCCCGTCTTCTGGCTCGCGATCATGATGCAGATGGCGTTCGCGGTCAACGGCATCCACATTCCGCCGCCCGGCTACGCATTTCTCGGATACCGGCTCGACATCAACTTGCCTTCGGCCGGCATCATGTCCACCGACGGCGGCGACTTCGTCGACCGCGTACGTCACCTCATCATGCCCGTGACGGCGCTCGCGTTGCTCAACATCGCGACGTGGTCGCGCTTCACCCGCGCATCCATGCAGGAAGTGCTGCATACGGACTACATGCGCACGGCGGCCGCAAAGGGTCTCACCTTCATGCAGATCCTCTTCAAGCACGGCATGAAGAACGGCCTCATGCCGGTGGTGACGATCATCGCGCTCAGCCTGCCGGGCCTCGTGAGCGGCGCAGTGGTCACGGAATCCATTTTCGCATGGCCGGGCATGGGCCGCTTGTTCATCACCGCGCTGCTGCAGCAAGATTTCCATCTTTTGATGGGTTATCTCATGCTGATCTCGGTGCTGGTCGTTTTGTTCAACCTGCTCGCCGATCTCGCATACGGCTGGCTCGACCCGCGGGTCAAATACGACTGACATGGCCACATCACCGAAGCTGCAGACAGATCCGCCGTTACCCTCCTCGCTGCTGCCGCACGCGGCGCTCGCACTCGAGGACGAATATGCGCGCGACCGGCACCTGACATGGAAGAAGTTCCAACGCCACCGCCTAGCATTGGCCGGCGCGGTCGTGCTGACGTTGATCGTCATCGGCGCCGTCTTCGCGCCATTCCTCACGCATTTCGACCCTAACGCGATCGACAACGCGTGGCAGGGCAGCCCGCTTGCGCCCGGCGTGGCCGGTCACTGGCTCGGCACCGACGAGATCGGCCGCGATCTTTGGGCGCGGCTGTTGTTCGGCGGGCGAATCTCGCTGACCATCGGATTGACCGCCGTCGTCATCGAAGTGCTGCTCGGCACGTTCATCGGCGCGCTCGCCGGCTATTTCGGCGGCTGGGTCGACGGCGTGCTGATGCGCATCACCGATGCGTTCCTATGCATTCCGCTGCTGCCGCTCTTGCTCGTGCTCACGGCGATCGTGGCTGCGGAATCCACCCGCGCGGCGCTCAACTTCGAATCGATCGTGCTCATCATCGGATTCCTCTCGTGGATGCCGGTCGCGCGCCTCGTGCGCGGATCGTTCTTAAGTCTGCGCGAGAAAGAATTCTGCGAGGCGGCGCGCGCCATCGGCAGCGGAAATTTCCGGATCATGTTCCGCCACCTGTTGCCCAACGCCATGGCGCCGATCATCGTTCAAGCGACGTTGGATGTCGCCAACGTCATCATCCTTGAATCGGTGCTGTCGTTCTTGAGTTTTGGCATCCAGCCGCCGACAGCATCATGGGGCAGCATGCTCGCAAACGCTCAAGAGAATATCACCATCGCATGGTGGGCCGCGGTCTATCCGGGACTGTGCATATTCGTGACGGTGTTGGCGATCAACTATATGGGAGATGGTCTGCGCGACGCACTAGACCCGAACGTCCGGTAATGGTATAATCGTTCCCGTCGAACCGGCCGGCTGCTGCTGGCCGTTCGTGCCCAGGTGGCGGAATTGGTAGACGCGCTAGTTTGAGGGGCTAGTCGGGTAACACCGGTGCAGGTTCGAGTCCTGTCCTGGGCACCACACATTTCGTAAGGCGCGGCACTGAAGGTTCCGCGCTTTCTATATGTTAAACGTCGGGCCGGGGGAAACGCATGAAATACGCGATCGGCGTCGATCTTGGCGGTTCACACACCATGGCCGCCGTCGTCGACTCGAAGGGCAAGATCCTCGACAAGTTCAAGCGCGATTTGAGTTCGCTCGACGCCGCGTATGTGGTCGGCGAGGTCGCAAACGTCATCGGCAAAGCGCTGAAGTCGGTCAAAGGCAAGGACGTCGCAGGCATCGGCCTTGGCTCACCTGGCAGCATCGACGAGCGCAACGGCGATATCCGCTACTCTCCCAACTTCGGCTGGCGCAACGTTCCTCTCGGCAAGATGTTGGCCAAACGGATCGGCCGGCAGGTGCACATCCTCAACGACGCGCGCTGCGCCACGCTGGGCGAGGCCGACCACGGAACCGGCCGCGGCGCGCGCGACTTCGCGTTGATCACGCTTGGCACGGGTATCGGGGGCGGCTTCATCGCCAACGGCAAGCTGGTGATCGGGGCTTCGATGGGCGCCGGCGAGTTGGGTCATCATCAGATCCGGCCTGACGCCGGTTTCATCTGCACGTGCGGCAAGACGGGATGTT contains the following coding sequences:
- a CDS encoding ABC transporter permease, which codes for MLNYTLRRTLQALPLLFLISVMMFLILNKMPGGPLAAYMQNPHITAADIERLKHNFGLDRPLYVQYFDWLGHTLRGDLGWSQVNSTSVTDAIMERLPATLELMGISFLVSLLIGVTFGILAAVKPYSMFDYFVTTFAFFGMSMPVFWLAIMMQMAFAVNGIHIPPPGYAFLGYRLDINLPSAGIMSTDGGDFVDRVRHLIMPVTALALLNIATWSRFTRASMQEVLHTDYMRTAAAKGLTFMQILFKHGMKNGLMPVVTIIALSLPGLVSGAVVTESIFAWPGMGRLFITALLQQDFHLLMGYLMLISVLVVLFNLLADLAYGWLDPRVKYD
- a CDS encoding ABC transporter permease, with protein sequence MATSPKLQTDPPLPSSLLPHAALALEDEYARDRHLTWKKFQRHRLALAGAVVLTLIVIGAVFAPFLTHFDPNAIDNAWQGSPLAPGVAGHWLGTDEIGRDLWARLLFGGRISLTIGLTAVVIEVLLGTFIGALAGYFGGWVDGVLMRITDAFLCIPLLPLLLVLTAIVAAESTRAALNFESIVLIIGFLSWMPVARLVRGSFLSLREKEFCEAARAIGSGNFRIMFRHLLPNAMAPIIVQATLDVANVIILESVLSFLSFGIQPPTASWGSMLANAQENITIAWWAAVYPGLCIFVTVLAINYMGDGLRDALDPNVR
- a CDS encoding ROK family protein; translation: MKYAIGVDLGGSHTMAAVVDSKGKILDKFKRDLSSLDAAYVVGEVANVIGKALKSVKGKDVAGIGLGSPGSIDERNGDIRYSPNFGWRNVPLGKMLAKRIGRQVHILNDARCATLGEADHGTGRGARDFALITLGTGIGGGFIANGKLVIGASMGAGELGHHQIRPDAGFICTCGKTGCFEAQASGTGLIRHALAIAPSFPRSTLLAGDSATWGSKGIREAMVRGDLHATAAWNRWMSDLAIGVSNIVAFMNPEVIALGGGAGQADKKILSIPLTALVDALTIMSPRGKTKIVSAQLGNDAGAVGAATLAFHGGVKGLLKE